A genome region from Perca fluviatilis chromosome 20, GENO_Pfluv_1.0, whole genome shotgun sequence includes the following:
- the fosl2 gene encoding fos-related antigen 2: MYQDYSGNYDTSSRGSSTSPAQPESFTSGSSTIGSPISTSSYQKYRVDMPGSNSAFIPTINAITTSQDLQWMVQPTVITSMSNPYSRSHPYGHHLPNGSGMLGHNTLARPGVIRSIGDARGRRKRDEQLTPEEEEKRRVRRERNKLAAAKCRNRRRELTDMLQGETEKLEEEKADLQKEIESLQKEKDKLEFMLVAHNPVCKLPIDERHQSSGHQQHHHQQQQQQQQQQQQQCAPLSLTIRSNMGTRAQMNHVVVKQEPEDNEDVVKPQRSVIKPICLGGGVVSGGMYCTDGDSLNTPVVGASTPAATPNAPSLIFNYPSMLEPESPSPSSESCSKAHRRSSSSGDQSSDSLNSPTLLAL; the protein is encoded by the exons ATGTACCAGGACTACTCCGGGAACTACGACACCTCGTCCCGCGGCAGCAGCACCTCTCCGGCCCAGCCAGAGTCCTTCACAAGCGGCAGCAGCACGATCGGAAGTCCGATCTCTACCTCAAGCTACCAG AAGTACAGGGTCGACATGCCCGGCTCCAACAGTGCCTTCATCCCCACCATCAATGCAATCACGACCAGCCAAGACCTACAGTGGATGGTGCAGCCCACCGTCATCACCTCCATGTCCAACCCTTACTCGCGTTCCCATCCGTACGGCCATCACCTGCCCAACGGCTCTGGGATGCTGGGGCACAACACGCTGGCTCGGCCCGGGGTCATCCGCTCCATCGGGGACGCAAGGGGCCGACGCAAGAGAGATGAACAG CTCACCCcggaggaagaagagaaaaggagggtGAGGCGTGAGAGAAATAAGTTAGCCGCCGCCAAATGCCGCAACCGCAGGCGAGAGCTCACCGACATGCTGCAAGGG GAGACTGAAaagctggaggaggagaaagcAGACTTGCAGAAGGAGATCGAGAGCCTGCAGAAGGAGAAAGACAAGCTGGAATTCATGCTGGTTGCCCACAATCCTGTGTGCAAGCTCCCCATCGACGAGCGCCACCAGTCATCAGGGCACCAgcagcaccaccaccagcagcagcagcagcagcagcagcagcagcagcagcagtgcgcCCCTCTCTCCCTGACCATACGCTCCAACATGGGCACCCGGGCTCAGATGAACCACGTGGTAGTGAAGCAAGAGCCGGAGGACAACGAGGATGTGGTCAAGCCCCAGCGCTCCGTCATCAAGCCCATCTGCCTGGGTGGCGGCGTTGTCAGTGGGGGGATGTACTGCACAGATGGAGACAGCCTGAACACACCGGTGGTGGGGGCATCCACCCCGGCCGCCACGCCCAACGCGCCAAGCCTCATATTCAACTACCCGAGCATGCTGGAGCCCGAGAGCCCCTCGCCCTCATCCGAGTCCTGTTCCAAGGCCCACcggcgcagcagcagcagcggggaCCAGTCCTCAGACTCCCTCAACTCGCCCACCCTCCTGGCCCTCTGA